Proteins from a single region of Candidatus Puniceispirillum marinum IMCC1322:
- a CDS encoding peptidylprolyl isomerase, with the protein MQVILRSFCAILMLIFATMAHAESRISVATVNGETIWLDQVMQAAEGLPPEYRNKPMQDYFGDIVADIIDTKLAAKAGEAAKLADDPLVQDAMKLASERILAEAWLAVTVREKMTDEALQQAYDTFVADEASREQITASHILVAAEDDAVAIIKSLNDGADFAEIAKEKSTGPSGPNGGELGTFGRGQMVPAFETAAFALPAGGFSAKPVQTQFGWHVIKVSEKAVKPAPSFDAMRDQLVNSLSRQHLGRVIESLRADQTIELRSFEDVRTEVQTKAQ; encoded by the coding sequence ATGCAAGTTATTCTCCGTTCATTTTGTGCGATTTTGATGCTTATCTTTGCCACTATGGCACATGCTGAAAGCCGTATTTCAGTTGCCACTGTCAATGGTGAAACAATCTGGCTCGATCAGGTCATGCAGGCAGCCGAAGGATTACCCCCAGAATATCGCAACAAGCCGATGCAGGACTATTTTGGCGATATTGTAGCCGATATCATCGATACCAAGCTGGCTGCCAAGGCTGGCGAGGCGGCAAAGCTTGCCGATGACCCGCTTGTTCAAGATGCCATGAAGCTGGCTAGTGAGCGCATCTTGGCCGAAGCTTGGCTAGCCGTCACAGTGCGTGAAAAGATGACAGATGAAGCCTTGCAACAGGCTTATGATACCTTTGTCGCTGATGAAGCATCGCGTGAACAGATCACCGCGTCACATATTCTGGTTGCCGCCGAAGATGACGCTGTTGCCATCATCAAAAGTTTGAATGATGGTGCTGATTTTGCCGAAATCGCAAAAGAAAAATCAACTGGCCCAAGCGGCCCGAATGGTGGCGAGCTTGGCACCTTTGGCCGTGGCCAGATGGTGCCCGCGTTTGAAACCGCCGCTTTCGCGCTTCCTGCTGGCGGTTTTTCGGCTAAGCCGGTACAGACCCAATTTGGCTGGCATGTGATTAAAGTCAGCGAAAAGGCTGTTAAGCCTGCGCCATCCTTCGACGCCATGCGCGACCAGCTTGTCAACAGTCTGTCACGCCAGCATCTTGGTCGCGTAATAGAAAGCCTGCGTGCCGATCAGACTATCGAATTACGTAGCTTTGAAGATGTCCGTACCGAAGTACAGACCAAAGCGCAGTAA
- a CDS encoding (deoxy)nucleoside triphosphate pyrophosphohydrolase: MPTTEANPQLPLVLVSAVALIDTDGRILLAQRPAHKSMGGLWEFPGGKIESGESPEAALIRELQEELDINTSESCLAPLSFASHAYDDFHLLMMLFACRRWHGRPRPVEGGALKWVRPNQLRDYPMPPADIPLIPVLQDLL; the protein is encoded by the coding sequence ATGCCGACTACCGAAGCTAATCCCCAGCTACCACTTGTGTTGGTCAGTGCGGTGGCGCTGATTGATACTGATGGACGTATATTGCTGGCGCAACGTCCGGCACATAAAAGCATGGGCGGGCTATGGGAATTTCCCGGCGGTAAAATCGAATCGGGCGAAAGCCCCGAAGCCGCCCTGATCCGTGAATTGCAGGAAGAACTTGATATCAACACCAGCGAATCATGTCTGGCCCCGCTCAGCTTTGCCAGCCATGCCTATGATGATTTCCATCTATTGATGATGCTGTTTGCGTGTCGCCGCTGGCATGGGCGTCCGCGTCCTGTCGAAGGGGGTGCCCTGAAATGGGTGCGGCCAAACCAGCTTCGTGATTATCCGATGCCGCCTGCCGATATCCCGTTAATTCCGGTGTTACAGGATCTTTTATAA
- the argJ gene encoding bifunctional glutamate N-acetyltransferase/amino-acid acetyltransferase ArgJ encodes MSISPLAPDSFPDMPPIGGLSLATAASGMKYQGRDDMLLMRSIADSHFAGLFTQSDTAAAPVQWCQDRLAQALCQSRPAAILTNAGNANAFTGSKGHLATMATADALAKAGHIDKDAILLASTGVIGEPLDTDCLAAQIPHLLADDKASWHDAAKAIMTTDTFAKGATSTCQLDGKQVTICGIAKGSGMIAPDMATMLGYIATDAAISPDMLLHILRRANAQSFNAITVDSDTSTNDSVFAIATGVAGNDEITSEAHTDFNHLYHAIKTVMLDLAKQIVRDGEGTQKLITIDILGADNDSDAYKIGMSVANSPLVKTAVAGCDANWGRIVMAVGKAGIGIDQNVIGVRIGGFDVALAGQRVENFDETPVATHMQGQNIDIAVSVGTGSGTARVYTCDLTHGYISINADYRS; translated from the coding sequence ATGTCCATTTCTCCGTTGGCACCTGATAGTTTTCCAGACATGCCGCCAATTGGCGGCCTATCACTGGCAACCGCAGCCAGTGGAATGAAATATCAGGGGCGCGACGATATGCTGTTGATGCGGAGCATAGCAGATAGCCATTTTGCCGGTCTGTTTACCCAAAGTGATACAGCAGCCGCGCCGGTGCAATGGTGTCAGGATCGGCTGGCACAAGCCCTATGCCAGAGCCGCCCAGCCGCAATTCTGACCAATGCCGGTAATGCCAATGCCTTTACTGGTAGCAAGGGACATCTTGCCACCATGGCCACAGCCGATGCGCTGGCTAAGGCTGGTCATATCGATAAAGATGCCATTCTGCTGGCATCTACCGGTGTTATTGGCGAGCCCCTAGATACTGATTGTCTGGCCGCCCAGATCCCGCATCTATTAGCCGATGACAAAGCCAGCTGGCATGATGCCGCCAAAGCCATCATGACCACCGACACCTTTGCCAAAGGCGCGACCAGCACCTGCCAGCTTGATGGCAAACAGGTCACTATTTGCGGCATTGCCAAAGGTTCGGGCATGATCGCACCCGATATGGCAACGATGCTTGGTTATATCGCAACCGATGCCGCGATCAGCCCTGATATGTTGCTTCATATTCTGCGCCGCGCTAACGCGCAAAGCTTTAACGCGATCACCGTCGATAGCGACACATCAACCAATGACAGTGTCTTTGCCATTGCCACCGGCGTTGCCGGCAATGATGAAATAACCAGCGAAGCACACACTGATTTCAATCACCTTTATCACGCGATAAAAACAGTGATGCTTGATCTAGCCAAGCAGATCGTGCGTGATGGCGAAGGTACCCAGAAATTAATAACAATCGATATTCTAGGCGCTGACAACGACTCAGATGCCTATAAAATAGGCATGTCTGTCGCCAATTCACCACTCGTCAAAACAGCTGTCGCAGGATGTGATGCCAATTGGGGGCGCATTGTCATGGCGGTTGGCAAAGCTGGTATAGGCATTGATCAAAATGTCATCGGCGTCCGCATTGGTGGCTTTGATGTTGCGCTGGCAGGTCAACGTGTCGAAAATTTTGACGAAACGCCCGTTGCTACCCATATGCAGGGGCAGAACATTGATATTGCTGTCTCTGTTGGCACGGGTTCGGGCACCGCACGGGTATATACCTGTGATTTAACGCATGGATATATTTCGATCAATGCCGACTACCGAAGCTAA
- a CDS encoding methyltransferase domain-containing protein, translating to MPILFDKASLRHHRDRAAASYADFSFLKEEAAIRVIDRLELVRRDFDLCLDFGCHDGVLSRHLAKLGKTGTVIHADLSPKFASNALAHGAAIACDIDRVPFRPSSFDAVFSCLTMHWVDDLPGVMAQMRAALKPDGLLLISMLGGNSLTELRSALAAAESEIDGGLSPRCAPMADIRDIGGLLGRAGLALPVADSDRLTITYPNMFRLMADLRGMGEQNALMDRLRRPTSRALFMRAAEIYQAEYGHDDGTIPASFEIITLTGWAPHESQQKPMRPGSATHRLADMLNSEEQDPEAG from the coding sequence ATGCCCATCCTGTTCGACAAAGCCAGCCTGCGCCATCATCGTGATCGCGCCGCCGCCAGCTATGCTGATTTTTCCTTTTTAAAAGAGGAAGCGGCGATCCGCGTGATTGACCGGCTTGAACTCGTGCGTCGTGATTTTGATCTATGTCTCGATTTTGGCTGTCATGATGGTGTGCTATCGCGGCATCTTGCCAAGCTGGGAAAAACCGGCACGGTTATTCATGCGGATTTATCGCCAAAATTTGCCAGCAATGCGCTGGCGCATGGAGCAGCGATTGCCTGTGATATAGACAGAGTGCCGTTTAGGCCAAGCAGCTTTGACGCGGTGTTTTCCTGTCTGACGATGCATTGGGTTGATGATCTGCCAGGCGTCATGGCGCAAATGCGCGCGGCGCTTAAACCGGATGGGCTGTTATTGATCAGCATGCTTGGTGGCAACAGCCTGACCGAGTTACGAAGCGCATTGGCCGCGGCAGAAAGTGAAATTGATGGCGGCTTGAGCCCGCGTTGTGCGCCGATGGCGGATATCCGCGATATCGGTGGCTTGCTGGGGCGGGCAGGTCTGGCATTGCCGGTTGCCGATAGTGATCGTCTGACGATCACCTATCCGAACATGTTCCGCTTGATGGCTGATCTGCGCGGGATGGGTGAACAGAATGCCTTGATGGATCGTCTGCGCAGGCCAACCAGCCGTGCTTTATTTATGCGCGCGGCCGAAATTTATCAGGCCGAATATGGTCATGATGATGGCACTATTCCGGCTAGTTTCGAAATCATTACGCTGACCGGCTGGGCACCGCATGAAAGCCAGCAAAAACCAATGCGCCCGGGCAGTGCCACGCATCGATTAGCTGATATGCTAAATAGTGAAGAACAGGATCCAGAGGCCGGGTGA
- a CDS encoding ComF family protein → MDSGYLNIWFNQLANILLPHLCPHCRTFCEGAGLCAACWQRLEQISTPFCSCCGRPLPYALPDTRCARCWVAPPPLASIRAACRYDDIASTLVIRYKHADALHLTPLLARLVRRFFDELSEPNQLVIPIPLERRRYFRRRYNQSAELARYMAPDNFAPSLLIRQRNTPSQAGKNRQQRIDNVRGAFAVPAHQKPALANRPIMLIDDVMTTGATLFEAAKTLQMAGAGSICGLVIARVT, encoded by the coding sequence ATGGATTCTGGGTATTTGAATATCTGGTTCAACCAGCTAGCCAACATATTATTGCCGCATCTCTGTCCCCATTGTCGGACATTTTGCGAAGGTGCTGGTCTATGCGCCGCTTGCTGGCAACGGCTGGAACAAATTTCGACACCTTTTTGCAGTTGTTGTGGCCGTCCACTTCCCTATGCTTTGCCCGATACACGATGCGCCAGATGCTGGGTCGCACCACCACCACTTGCCAGCATCCGTGCCGCCTGCCGCTATGATGATATCGCCAGCACTCTCGTCATCCGCTATAAACATGCTGATGCCCTGCATCTTACCCCTTTACTAGCACGGCTTGTGCGGCGGTTCTTCGATGAATTATCAGAGCCAAATCAGCTTGTGATTCCAATCCCATTAGAACGACGCCGCTATTTCCGGCGCCGCTACAACCAGTCAGCCGAGTTGGCGCGCTATATGGCACCGGACAATTTTGCGCCCTCTTTGCTGATCCGTCAGCGCAACACACCCAGTCAGGCAGGTAAAAACCGGCAGCAACGCATTGATAATGTGCGCGGTGCCTTTGCCGTGCCAGCACATCAGAAACCGGCGCTTGCCAATCGCCCAATCATGCTGATCGATGATGTCATGACCACCGGCGCAACCTTGTTCGAAGCGGCAAAAACCTTGCAAATGGCTGGTGCTGGGTCAATATGTGGTCTGGTAATTGCGCGCGTAACCTGA